The following are encoded together in the Diachasmimorpha longicaudata isolate KC_UGA_2023 chromosome 3, iyDiaLong2, whole genome shotgun sequence genome:
- the LOC135160912 gene encoding peroxidase-like isoform X1 → MAVQLLQEGYRKFEEVKKSTLAGAMMAGAFAIVAVLWILLQTIGILGHPQAIHDERISLYFQPHGFGDSKINRPFLDSEEIEFSNLPAVSEHALNNSINYGITQSKRIARLEKNLVNAGIGLTDDTPTHSHYLYASPSEDALDLQLEADVVAKASMYLLQHFCQRFGRSNEACASFVSTFKLQGTSIGESCAAKQIVPCRANARYRSIDGSCNNLENPRWGSALTAYSRILFPSYADGIESPRRASQKPNSLPGARVISTSLTRSADQFDVSRTLAVMQWGQFIANDMAHTVVRKMVTTKEPISCCTSDGNFLAPRHIHPHCAYIPVPEKDPVYGQQQQRCMNYVRSLPVVKTDCTFGPIQQMNQVTHFLDGSTIYGADDARAEELRTFQGGKLHVDDHEGLSYLPKADHNTSVDVCDDPDNCYKAGDDRVNFEPSLAVMHTIWVREHNRIAEKLSKMNPTWSDEKLYQESRQIVIAEIQHITYEEWLSTILGKTYARVLGFVSNAENGRINYNQYEDPAVSNEAATAVLRFLYSLKRGELSITDDQRRNNGSLKLSEHFYKPRVIENEGTFDGLLRGLTSQTCGKMDMNFVADVTQSLFRTNKNGLGLDVISLDIQRGRDHGLPGYNHYRKYCGLPSATTFDDFLDQIPREIVKKLQGLYNHPHDVDLIVGGMVERPADDSILGPTFRCLLAEQFARTRWTDRYFYDSMAQPHPFTNEQLTQIRRTTLARVICDNGNHISRMQPNAFLRIQGGNEMASCTDFEAIPSVDLFAFAEKDKAYR, encoded by the exons ATGGCTGTACAACTCCTGCAGGAGGGATATAGGAAATTTGAGGAAGTGAAGAAGAGTACTTTAG CTGGTGCAATGATGGCGGGGGCATTTGCCATTGTGGCAGTCCTATGGATTTTACTGCAAACCATAGGAATCTTAGGACATCCTCAGGCGATACACGATGAGAGGATCTCTCTGTATTTTCAACCGCATGGATTTG GTGACTCGAAGATAAACCGGCCTTTCCTCGATTCCGAGGAGATTGAGTTCTCAAATCTTCCAGCAGTGAGTGAACATGCTCTGAATAATTCCATTAATTATGGAATTACACAGTCAAAACGAATCGCtagattagaaaaaaatctagtcAATGCTGGGATTGGATTGACTGATGATACACCCACCCATTCCCACTATTTATATGCGTCTCCGAGTGAAGATGCACTTGATCTGCAATTAGAGGCGGATGTTGTTGCAAAGGCTTCAATGTATCTTCTTCAGCATTTTTGTCAAAG ATTTGGCCGAAGTAACGAAGCCTGTGCTAGTTTCGTCTCGACATTTAAGCTACAGGGCACGAGTATTGGAGAATCATGTGCTGCTAAACAAATAGTACCTTGTCGAGCCAATGCTCGTTATCGCTCCATTGATGGATCTTGCAATAATCTTGAGAATCCACGATGGGGTAGTGCACTGACTGCCTACTCGAGAATTCTATTTCCCTCCTATGCAGAcg GAATTGAAAGCCCACGGAGAGCTTCGCAGAAGCCCAATTCATTACCAGGAGCCAGAGTTATCAGCACGAGTCTGACGAGGAGTGCTGATCAATTCGACGTTTCCAGGACACTCGCTGTCATGCAGTGGGGACAATTCATTGCTAATGATATGGCTCATACTGTTGTACGGAAAATGG TTACAACGAAGGAGCCCATTTCCTGCTGCACGTCAGATGGAAACTTCCTCGCCCCTCGTCATATACATCCACATTGTGCATATATTCCAGTGCCTGAAAAAGATCCTGTCTATGGACAGCAACAACAGCGTTGCATGAATTACGTACGATCGTTGCCGGTTGTTAAAACTGATTGTACTTTCGGACCCATCCAACAGATGAACCAAGTAACACACTTCTTGGATGGTTCAACAATCTACGGAGCTGATGATGCGAGAGCCGAAGAATTGAGAACATTCCAAGGTGGAAAATTACATGTGGATGATCATGAGGGGCTTTCCTACTTACCAAAGGCTGATCACAATACGTCTGTTGATGTTTGTGATGATCCTGATAATTGTTATAAAGCAG GGGACGATCGAGTGAATTTCGAACCTTCTTTGGCCGTAATGCACACAATTTGGGTGCGAGAGCATAACAGAATAGCAGAGAAGCTCTCGAAAATGAATCCAACGTGGTCAGACGAGAAATTGTATCAAGAAAGTAGACAAATAGTTATCGCTGAAATTCAGCACATCACCTATGAAGAGTGGCTTTCAACTATTCTGGGAAAGACATACGCACGTGTCCTGGGCTTTGTTTCGAATGCTGAGAACGGTCGAATAAATTACAATCAGTACGAGGATCCCGCTGTAAGCAACGAAGCCGCGACAGCTGTTCTGAGATTCCTCTATTCATTGAAACGAGGCGAGTTGAG TATAACCGATGATCAGAGGCGTAACAATGGATCACTGAAATTATCCGAGCATTTCTACAAACCAAGAGTCATCGAGAATGAAGGAACTTTTGATGGTCTTCTTCGTGGTTTGACTAGTCAGACTTGTGGCAAGATGGATATGAATTTTGTTGCTGAT GTGACTCAAAGTCTCTtcagaacaaataaaaatggattGGGCCTCGACGTTATCAGCTTAGACATTCAGCGTGGTCGTGATCATGGTCTTCCTGGTTATAATCACTATCGCAAGTACTGTGGACTTCCTTCAGCAACAACTTTCGATGATTTCCTTGATCAAATTCCACGAGAG ATTGTAAAGAAATTACAAGGGCTCTATAACCACCCCCACGACGTTGACCTAATCGTTGGTGGTATGGTGGAGAGGCCTGCCGACGACAGTATTTTGGGGCCAACATTCCGATGTTTATTAGCTGAACAATTTGCCAGAACTCGATGGACTGATCGTTATTTCTATGATTCCATGGCCCAACCCCATCCATTCACAAACGAACAATTAACTCAAATACGTCGGACGACGTTGGCCCGAGTTATCTGTGACAATGGCAATCACATATCTAGAATGCAGCCTAATGCATTTTTACGTATTCAAGGAGGAAATGAAATGGCTTCGTGCACTGATTTTGAAGCAATTCCAAGTGTCGATCTGTTTGCATTTGCTGAAAAAGATAAGGCATATCGCTGA
- the LOC135160912 gene encoding peroxidase-like isoform X2, whose product MMAGAFAIVAVLWILLQTIGILGHPQAIHDERISLYFQPHGFGDSKINRPFLDSEEIEFSNLPAVSEHALNNSINYGITQSKRIARLEKNLVNAGIGLTDDTPTHSHYLYASPSEDALDLQLEADVVAKASMYLLQHFCQRFGRSNEACASFVSTFKLQGTSIGESCAAKQIVPCRANARYRSIDGSCNNLENPRWGSALTAYSRILFPSYADGIESPRRASQKPNSLPGARVISTSLTRSADQFDVSRTLAVMQWGQFIANDMAHTVVRKMVTTKEPISCCTSDGNFLAPRHIHPHCAYIPVPEKDPVYGQQQQRCMNYVRSLPVVKTDCTFGPIQQMNQVTHFLDGSTIYGADDARAEELRTFQGGKLHVDDHEGLSYLPKADHNTSVDVCDDPDNCYKAGDDRVNFEPSLAVMHTIWVREHNRIAEKLSKMNPTWSDEKLYQESRQIVIAEIQHITYEEWLSTILGKTYARVLGFVSNAENGRINYNQYEDPAVSNEAATAVLRFLYSLKRGELSITDDQRRNNGSLKLSEHFYKPRVIENEGTFDGLLRGLTSQTCGKMDMNFVADVTQSLFRTNKNGLGLDVISLDIQRGRDHGLPGYNHYRKYCGLPSATTFDDFLDQIPREIVKKLQGLYNHPHDVDLIVGGMVERPADDSILGPTFRCLLAEQFARTRWTDRYFYDSMAQPHPFTNEQLTQIRRTTLARVICDNGNHISRMQPNAFLRIQGGNEMASCTDFEAIPSVDLFAFAEKDKAYR is encoded by the exons ATGATGGCGGGGGCATTTGCCATTGTGGCAGTCCTATGGATTTTACTGCAAACCATAGGAATCTTAGGACATCCTCAGGCGATACACGATGAGAGGATCTCTCTGTATTTTCAACCGCATGGATTTG GTGACTCGAAGATAAACCGGCCTTTCCTCGATTCCGAGGAGATTGAGTTCTCAAATCTTCCAGCAGTGAGTGAACATGCTCTGAATAATTCCATTAATTATGGAATTACACAGTCAAAACGAATCGCtagattagaaaaaaatctagtcAATGCTGGGATTGGATTGACTGATGATACACCCACCCATTCCCACTATTTATATGCGTCTCCGAGTGAAGATGCACTTGATCTGCAATTAGAGGCGGATGTTGTTGCAAAGGCTTCAATGTATCTTCTTCAGCATTTTTGTCAAAG ATTTGGCCGAAGTAACGAAGCCTGTGCTAGTTTCGTCTCGACATTTAAGCTACAGGGCACGAGTATTGGAGAATCATGTGCTGCTAAACAAATAGTACCTTGTCGAGCCAATGCTCGTTATCGCTCCATTGATGGATCTTGCAATAATCTTGAGAATCCACGATGGGGTAGTGCACTGACTGCCTACTCGAGAATTCTATTTCCCTCCTATGCAGAcg GAATTGAAAGCCCACGGAGAGCTTCGCAGAAGCCCAATTCATTACCAGGAGCCAGAGTTATCAGCACGAGTCTGACGAGGAGTGCTGATCAATTCGACGTTTCCAGGACACTCGCTGTCATGCAGTGGGGACAATTCATTGCTAATGATATGGCTCATACTGTTGTACGGAAAATGG TTACAACGAAGGAGCCCATTTCCTGCTGCACGTCAGATGGAAACTTCCTCGCCCCTCGTCATATACATCCACATTGTGCATATATTCCAGTGCCTGAAAAAGATCCTGTCTATGGACAGCAACAACAGCGTTGCATGAATTACGTACGATCGTTGCCGGTTGTTAAAACTGATTGTACTTTCGGACCCATCCAACAGATGAACCAAGTAACACACTTCTTGGATGGTTCAACAATCTACGGAGCTGATGATGCGAGAGCCGAAGAATTGAGAACATTCCAAGGTGGAAAATTACATGTGGATGATCATGAGGGGCTTTCCTACTTACCAAAGGCTGATCACAATACGTCTGTTGATGTTTGTGATGATCCTGATAATTGTTATAAAGCAG GGGACGATCGAGTGAATTTCGAACCTTCTTTGGCCGTAATGCACACAATTTGGGTGCGAGAGCATAACAGAATAGCAGAGAAGCTCTCGAAAATGAATCCAACGTGGTCAGACGAGAAATTGTATCAAGAAAGTAGACAAATAGTTATCGCTGAAATTCAGCACATCACCTATGAAGAGTGGCTTTCAACTATTCTGGGAAAGACATACGCACGTGTCCTGGGCTTTGTTTCGAATGCTGAGAACGGTCGAATAAATTACAATCAGTACGAGGATCCCGCTGTAAGCAACGAAGCCGCGACAGCTGTTCTGAGATTCCTCTATTCATTGAAACGAGGCGAGTTGAG TATAACCGATGATCAGAGGCGTAACAATGGATCACTGAAATTATCCGAGCATTTCTACAAACCAAGAGTCATCGAGAATGAAGGAACTTTTGATGGTCTTCTTCGTGGTTTGACTAGTCAGACTTGTGGCAAGATGGATATGAATTTTGTTGCTGAT GTGACTCAAAGTCTCTtcagaacaaataaaaatggattGGGCCTCGACGTTATCAGCTTAGACATTCAGCGTGGTCGTGATCATGGTCTTCCTGGTTATAATCACTATCGCAAGTACTGTGGACTTCCTTCAGCAACAACTTTCGATGATTTCCTTGATCAAATTCCACGAGAG ATTGTAAAGAAATTACAAGGGCTCTATAACCACCCCCACGACGTTGACCTAATCGTTGGTGGTATGGTGGAGAGGCCTGCCGACGACAGTATTTTGGGGCCAACATTCCGATGTTTATTAGCTGAACAATTTGCCAGAACTCGATGGACTGATCGTTATTTCTATGATTCCATGGCCCAACCCCATCCATTCACAAACGAACAATTAACTCAAATACGTCGGACGACGTTGGCCCGAGTTATCTGTGACAATGGCAATCACATATCTAGAATGCAGCCTAATGCATTTTTACGTATTCAAGGAGGAAATGAAATGGCTTCGTGCACTGATTTTGAAGCAATTCCAAGTGTCGATCTGTTTGCATTTGCTGAAAAAGATAAGGCATATCGCTGA
- the LOC135160914 gene encoding uncharacterized protein LOC135160914 → MKSTMSSPYKMELSLRKIAMMQTAINCWEQHQIKSKIKDFFLKHDSYTICRREAEEKTEWTCEILENVRKQRLLPDSMRDEMTYMITSIGDRMIEWLKYITERLEGSRHRTAALEHYLDNIFWTNYGTIDAVRIFKSLCVDGKVTDIPYMYEEACNYCLEEDIASFWKKSSLEDRDAISWKSRWNIGDDCNVHLLVYWRWYISDRKSHLFIKSSSPHNYDEIYDFNHSAKENTFKLSAIGGYDVAVKYFYHQLSDDEKSRNLVETTLTLLSDKILPRVKSAEEDYTRRYIDILVFLMQQMTTAQRTELLKRYKNDILKMLLTNWPWQALFIPTLDLTWEYLSTHDFRLLIMAIIDAILDEYELRDIKDTTTQCILFETWDKAPSALKKGIFRECWQFFDKCLRIMQDITFTKYVINDPDLKEYRQELLDDGRDFYYYLIIEDKYHVVEKFMNEVLYTDEERKIFKSKIDSFHICEYFILKCQYCSADKYSNWQFNTPEERIHFKNISKSSATCISIFCDIWKENDSIAQAKKESEIFFRWFLYDEKDRKNLKNQLLESMKFLKMLIRLLRSSNENKAKEFLEYCQFTEEEIDRLKSQISDNVRAEEIEIKHRAEENILIVEFHPRSLYH, encoded by the coding sequence ATGAAATCGACCATGTCGTCCCCATACAAAATGGAGTTGAGTTTGCGAAAAATAGCGATGATGCAGACAGCGATAAATTGCTGGGAGCAACATCAAATAAAGAGTAAAATAAAAGATTTCTTCTTGAAACACGACAGCTATACAATTTGTCGTAGAGAAGCTGAAGAAAAGACTGAGTGGACCTGTGAAATACTAGAAAATGTGCGAAAACAGAGACTTCTTCCAGACTCAATGAGAGACGAGATGACATACATGATAACGTCTATTGGAGATCGAATGATAGAATGGTTGAAGTACATCACAGAGAGACTGGAAGGATCGAGACACAGAACTGCAGCACTTGAGCATTACCTGGACAATATTTTCTGGACAAATTATGGAACCATCGATGCAGTGAGAATATTCAAGTCCTTGTGCGTTGATGGAAAAGTCACTGATATACCTTACATGTACGAGGAGGCATGCAATTACTGTCTCGAGGAGGACATTGCGAGTTTCTGGAAGAAGTCCTCTTTGGAGGACAGAGATGCTATTTCATGGAAGAGCCGATGGAACATCGGAGATGACTGCAATGTTCATTTATTGGTCTATTGGAGATGGTACATATCAGACAGGAaatctcatttatttatcaaatcaTCATCTCCCCACAATTACGATGAAATTTATGACTTCAATCATTCCGCTAAGGAGAATACATTCAAATTGTCGGCCATCGGTGGTTACGATGTTGCTGTCAagtatttttatcatcaactgAGTGACGACGAGAAGAGCAGAAATTTGGTTGAGACCACTCTAACTTTACTGAGCGATAAAATATTACCGAGAGTTAAATCCGCGGAGGAGGATTACACCAGGAGGTACATTGATATTCTAGTGTTTCTGATGCAGCAGATGACAACAGCACAGAGAACTGAATTATTGAAGAGATATAAGAATGATATACTCAAGATGTTGTTGACAAATTGGCCTTGGCAAGCACTATTTATTCCTACACTTGATTTAACTTGGGAGTATTTATCAACTCATGATTTTAGATTACTTATAATGGCTATTATAGATGCTATTCTGGATGAGTATGAATTACGAGATATTAAGGATACGACAACTCAATGTATTTTATTTGAGACTTGGGACAAAGCACCATCGGCACTTAAGAAAGGTATATTTAGGGAATGCTGGCAGTTTTTTGACAAGTGTCTGAGAATAATGCAAGATATAACGTTCACTAAATACGTTATTAATGATCCTGACTTGAAAGAGTACAGACAAGAGCTGTTAGATGATGGTCGAGACTTCTATTACTATCTCATCATCGAGGATAAATACCATGTTGTTGAGAAATTCATGAACGAGGTGTTGTACACCgacgaagagagaaaaattttcaagagtaAAATTGATTCGTTTCATATTTGTGAGTACTTTATTCTGAAATGTCAGTACTGCTCGGCAGATAAATACTCGAATTGGCAGTTCAATACGCCCGAGGAAAGAATACATTTtaagaatatttcaaaatcaaGTGCAACatgcatttcaattttttgcgaCATTTGGAAAGAAAATGACTCGATTGCACAGGCCAAAAAGgagagtgaaatttttttcagatggtttctttatgatgaaaaagacaggaaaaatctgaaaaatcaaCTGCTGGAGAgtatgaaatttttgaaaatgttgatTCGTCTTCTTCGAAGCTCCAATGAGAATAAAGCTAAGGAATTTCTAGAGTACTGTCAATTTACGGAGGAGGAAATTGACAGACTGAAATCCCAAATTTCCGACAACGTCAGAGCAGAGGAAATTGAGATAAAGCATAGGGCGGAAGAGAACATCCTGATCGTAGAATTCCATCCTCGTTCTCTCTACCATTGA
- the LOC135160911 gene encoding cytoplasmic FMR1-interacting protein yields MTADKVTLGDALSNVDVLDEFTLPDEQPCIEAQPCSVVYQANFDTNFEDRNGFVTGIAKYIEEATVHASLNELLEEGLEHAVMLYTWRCCSRAIPQPKSNEQPNRVEIYEKTVEVLAPEVNKLLNFMYFQRKAIERFSAEVKRLCHQEKRKDFVSEAYLLTLGKFINMFAVLDELKNMKSSVKNDYSTYRRAAQFLKVMSDSQTLQESQNLSMFLATQNKIRDTVKENLEKIPGYEELLADVVNICVHMFETKMYLPPNEKHMLVKVMGFGLFLMDSELCNINKLDQKKKIKIDKIDRIFKNLEVVPLFGDMQIAPFNYIKRSKHFDSSRWPLSASSNSMSPQADLMVHLPQIREDHVKYISELAKYSNEVTTTYKECGSDSENRDTAELALRGLQLLSQWTSVVTELYSWKLLHPTDHHMNKECPQEAEEYERATRYNYTDEEKFALIEVIAMIKGLQVLMARMETVFIDAIRRNIYAELQDFVQLMLREPLRKAIKNKKDLIRSIIVSVRETCADWHFGVEPLSDPALKGKKDPDNGFGIKVPRRNVGPSSTQLYMVRTMLESLIADKSGGKRTLRKDIDGTYLMQIDTFHKTSFYWSYLLNFSESLQNCCDLSQLWYREFYLEMTMGRKIHKCQVRHQHNEECSDLITMEKRIQFPIEMSMPWILTDHILRSKEPSMMEYVLYPLDLYNDSALYALTIFRKQFLYDEVEAEVNLCFDQFVYKLSEQIFAHYKQLASSILLDKRFRVECVALGAYLLPYPRANRYETLLKQRHVQLLGRSIDLNKLITQRINADMQKSLDLAISKFESGDITGVVELDGLLQVNRLTHKLLSKHLALDEYDAMFREANHNVLAPYGRITLHVFWELNYDFLPNYCYNAATNRFVKCRGIQFVQPVHRDKPPQMSHHYLWGSKQLNLAYSTQFGQYTGFVGPHHFRMMCKLLGYQGIAVVMEELLKIVKSLIQGSLLQFTKTLMEAMPKVCKLPRYDYGSPGVLGYYSAQLNDIVQYPDAKTELFHNFREFGNTILFCLLMEQALSQEEVCDLLHAAPFQNILPRPHCKDGEKPETKQKRLEAKYAALQIVPNVDKLGTAKQAMIAREGDLLTRERLCCGLSIFEVVLSRLKSFLDDPIWVGPPPANGVMNIDECTEFHRLWSALQFVYCIPVGDTEFTVEELFGEGLHWAGCAMIVLLGQQRRFEALDFCYHILRVQRVDGKDENVKGIHLKRMVDRIRRFQVLNSQIFAVLNKYLKSGDSDSTSVEHVRCFPPPIHPSLAHTQQHYHAPEYLRQMNHQ; encoded by the exons ATGACGGCGGACAAGGTCACTCTGGGCGATGCCTTATCCAATGTAGATGTTCTCGACGAGTTCACCCTCCCGGATGAGCAGCCCTGCATCGAAGCCCAGCCATGCTCGGTAGTCTACCAAGCCAACTTCGACACCAACTTCGAAGACAGAAATGGCTTTGTCACTGGAATAGCCAAGTACATAGAAGAAGCGACTGTCCACGCCAGCCTCAATGAACTTCTGGAGGAAGGTCTCGAGCACGCGGTGATGCTTTACACTTGGAGATGCTGCTCTCGTGCAATTCCACAGCCCAAGTCCAACGAGCAACCGAATCGTGTTGAAATTTACGAAAAAACTGTTGAAGTTCTTGCCCCCGAGGTCAACAAACTCCTGAATTTCATGTACTTCCAGCGAAAGGCGATTGAACGTTTCTCAGCTGAGGTGAAGCGTCTCTGTCACCAGGAGAAACGTAAGGACTTCGTGTCGGAGGCCTATCTCCTCACCCTGGGTAAATTCATCAACATGTTCGCAGTTCTCGACGAACTGAAAAATATGAAGTCCAGCGTGAAGAACGATTACTCGACCTATCGTCGAGCAGCTCAATTCCTCAAAGTTATGTCAGACTCCCAAACACTCCAAGAATCCCAGAACCTCTCGATGTTCCTTGCGACCCAGAATAAAATTCGTGATACAGTGAAGGAAAATCTGGAGAAAATCCCTGGCTACGAGGAACTGCTGGCAGACGTGGTGAACATCTGTGTTCACATGTTCGAGACGAAAATGTATTTGCCACCGAATGAGAAACACATGTTGGTAAAAGTCATGGGTTTTGGATTATTCTTGATGGACAGTGAGCTCTGTAACATCAATAAACTGGACCAAAAAAAGAAGATCAAGATCGACAAAATTGATAGGATTTTTAAGAACCTCGAGGTTGTACCGTTATTCGGAGACATGCAAATAGCTCCATTCAACTACATCAAACGTTCGAAGCACTTTGACTCGTCCAGATGGCCTTTATCAGCCTCCTCCAACAGCATGAGTCCCCAGGCAGACCTGATGGTGCATCTCCCCCAAATTCGTGAAGACCACGTCAAATACATCTCTGAGCTGGCTAAATACTCCAACGAAGTGACAACAACTTACAAAGAGTGCGGAAGTGACTCGGAGAATCGAGATACAGCAGAACTAGCCCTGCGAGGTCTTCAACTATTGTCACAATGGACAAGTGTAGTTACAGAGTTGTACAGTTGGAAGCTTCTGCATCCCACTGACCATCACATGAACAAGGAGTGCCCTCAAGAGGCCGAAGAGTACGAGCGTGCAACAAGATACAACTACAcggatgaagaaaaatttgcgCTGATCGAAGTGATAGCTATGATCAAGGGTTTGCAGGTACTGATGGCTCGAATGGAGACGGTCTTTATCGATGCAATTCGACGGAATATTTACGCTGAACTGCAGGACTTTGTTCAGCTGATGCTACGAGAGCCTCTGCGGAAAGCAATCAAGAACAAAAAAGATCTCATCAGAAGTATCATCGTTTCAGTGAGAGAGACCTGTGCCGATTGGCACTTCGGTGTTGAACCATTGAGTGATCCTGCACTGAAGGGTAAAAAAGATCCCGATAATGGATTTGGAATCAAAGTCCCGAGGAGAAATGTAGGACCATCGTCAACCCAACTTTACATGGTTCGTACAATGCTAGAGTCTCTGATTGCTGATAAAAGTGGTGGCAAGAGAACACTGAGAAAAGATATCGATGGAACATATCTAATGCAGATTGACACATTCCATAAGACCAGTTTCTACTGGAGTTATCTCCTCAACTTCAGTGAATCCCTTCAAAATTGTTGTGATTTATCGCAGCTCTGGTACAGAGAATTTTATCTCGAGATGACGATGGgaaggaaaattcataaatgtCAGGTACGTCATCAGCACAATGAGGAGTGCAGCGATCTGATAACAATGGAAAagagaattcaatttcccaTTGAGATGTCGATGCCCTGGATTCTGACTGATCACATTTTGAGAAGCAAAGAGCCCTCCATGATGGAGTACGTTCTTTATCCCCTGGATTTATACAATGACAGTGCATTATATGCCCTGACAATTTTCAGAAAGCAATTTCTGTACGATGAAGTTGAAGCAGAAGTTAATTTATGCTTCGATCAATTTGTGTATAAACTGAGTGAGCAGATATTCGCTCATTACAAGCAACTGGCATCGAGTATTCTCCTTGACAAGAGATTCCGAGTTGAGTGTGTAGCACTGGGAGCTTATTTGCTTCCTTATCCAAGAGCTAATCGTTACGAAACTCTCCTGAAACAGCGACACGTGCAGCTACTTGGAAGAAGCATAGATTTGAACAAATTGATCACCCAAAGGATCAATGCGGACATGCAAAAATCCCTGGATCTAGCCATATCGAAATTCGAATCCGGTGATATTACAGGTGTCGTTGAGCTCGATGGACTCCTTCAGGTGAACAGGTTAACTCACAAATTGCTGAGCAAACATTTAGCCCTTGACGAGTACGACGCAATGTTTCGAGAAGCCAATCACAATGTTCTCGCTCCCTATGGACGAATAACTCTTCACGTATTTTGGGAGCTTAACTACGACTTTCTACCTAATTACTGTTACAACGCTGCGACTAACAGATTCGTCAAGTGTCGAGGAATTCAATTTGTCCAGCCTGTGCACAGGGACAAGCCTCCACAAATGTCCCATCATTATTTGTGGGGAAGCAAGCAGCTCAATCTTGCTTACAGCACTCAGTTTGGCCAGTACACCGGCTTTGTTGGTCCTCACCACTTCCGGATGATGTGCAAACTGCTCGGTTATCAAGGAATTGCAGTTGTCATGGAGGAATTACTGAAGATTGTCAAGAGCTTGATACAGGGTAGTTTGCTTCAGTTCACGAAGACACTTATGGAAGCTATGCCCAAGGTCTGCAAGCTTCCTAGGTACGATTATGGCTCCCCAGGAGTTCTCGGCTATTACTCAGCTCAGCTAAATGATATCGTTCAGTATCCTGATGCCAAGACTGagttgttccataattttcgagAATTTGGTAATACCATTCTGTTCTGTTTACTGATGGAACAGGCGTTGTCACAGGAAGAGGTCTGTGATCTTCTCCATGCTGCGccttttcagaatattttgcCGAGACCTCACTGCAAAGACGGGGAAAAGCCGGAGACAAAGCAAAAGAGGCTGGAGGCAAAGTATGCAGCTCTGCAGATTGTGCCAAATGTTGATAAACTGGGGACAGCCAAGCAAGCAATGATTGCTAGGGAGGGAGACCTGTTGACGCGAGAGAGGCTGTGCTGTGGGCTCAGCATATTTGAGGTGGTGTTGAGCAGACTTAAGAGCTTTTTAGATGATCCCATTTGGGTTGGACCACCTCCTGCCAATGGAGTGATGAACATCGATGAGTGCACGGAATTTCATAGGCTCTGGAGTGCTCTGCAATTTGTGTATTGCATTCCAGTTGGAGACACAGAGTTCACAGTCGAGGAGCTCTTTGGGGAGGGACTACATTGGGCTGGATGTGCCATGATTGTGCTGTTGGGACAGCAGAGACGATTTGAGGCTCTTGATTTCTGTTATCATATTTTGAGGGTACAACGGGTCGATGGAAAGGATGAGAACGTGAAAGGAATT CATCTGAAGAGAATGGTGGACAGAATCCGAAGATTTCAAGTATTAAACTCCCAGATATTCGCTGTATTAAACAAATACTTGAAGAGTGGTGACAGCGACTCAACGAGTGTTGAACACGTCCGCTGCTTTCCACCCCCGATACATCCATCCCTCGCCCACACCCAGCAGCATTATCATGCCCCCGAGTACCTTCGCCAAATGAATCACCAATAG